Genomic segment of Candidatus Neomarinimicrobiota bacterium:
TGCTCTGAGCATTCTCAGGGGATCTTCATTTAGTGTTTCGTTCGGATTCAAAGGGGTTTTCAATATCTTTTTCTCTATATCCCCTTTTCCGTTGAATGGATCCAGCAGATTACCGAAACTTTTTGAATTCAGAGAAATAGCCATTGCGTTAATAGTGAAATCCCTTCTTTTTAAGTCTGAATTAATATCAGAAGCTTTGACGGAAGGTTTTCTTGAATGCTTGACGTATTCCTCAGAGCGCGCAGTCGCCACTTCAAGTTTTAATTTCGGAAAACCCAGTTCAGCGGTGCCAAATTGCTCCCAAGCAACGAAAGAATCACTTTTCAGCTCATGTTGCAATTCTTTAGCGAATTTTATGCCGTCTGAAACTACGACAATATCCATATCAAAATTTGATTTCCCGAGGATAAAATCCCGTACTGCTCCGCCAACCAAATAAACATCGATCTTTTGCTCATCAGCGAGTTTACCGATTTGTTTCAGCAATTTAAGTTCCGGTAGATTTTCTACTATGATATCACCAATCTTATTCAATTCAGTGTCTTTTGCTCCTCAAACTATAATAACCAACATAAGTGCCGAATATTCTGATAGTTACGGCATTTGAAACGGCTATTTCAGAAATATCCCCTGCTTTTATTGCCTTGACTAAAAGAACGCCTTAATTTAACTTTATAGAAATGAATTGTAAAGTTATGTTTTCATTTCGTTTATTAACGCTCATATTCTTTTTTTCAATGTGGACCAACGAGTATGCGTTAGCTCAATCAGTTATTTCAAATATAAAACTTGAAGCCACCCGCCTCACACCCAAAGAGCAAAATGACTTACAAACGCTTGCTAAGGAGATTGCTACCTACATAAACGAGTTTGATTATACTGATGACGGTTACGATTTGATATTTGAAATGGATATGCAAATATTTGTCGAATCTGTCACAGTAGCCGGTTCGGAAAAACTATACCACGCGCAAGTCGCTATCACAAACAAGGGTGACCAACGCTATTTTGACAGGCGATGGGTCTTTGTTTACACACCCAACGATCCGTTATATCATATAGGTGTCTTCCATACCATAACGAGCTTTATCGATTTTTATGTTAATTTAATCCTTGGGGGAGAATTCGATTCCATTGAACCGCTGCAAGGAAGTAAATATTATAACAGTGCGAAAGAATTAGCGACAAGGGGGAAAATCAGTTCCCACGCTCAGGGATGGCGAAACAGGGAAATTAGAATTGATGAAATTAGTTCTAATTGGAGATTGAGAAACGCCAAAGGAAAATACAGTGACTTCCTTTACTTTCTCTATGAAGAGCAGAAACCCGCTGAAGCATTGAAAAGTCTTAACGAAACCTTGGATTTATTTCGGGATATATTCGAACTTAATTCACTTGATAAATATCCTATTGAATTCCTGAACGCTCATGCCGAGGAGCTATCCAAAGCGGTTTACGGTTATCGGAGAAGAGACATATTTGAGCGACTTATCGTTCTAAATCCCACGAATATAAAAACGTATCAATTTTATCTCGATAAACTTGATAAGGAATGATTTTACTCTAATTCTTTAACCGTTCTTTTCCTGTTGATGTAATAAGATAAAGCGATGCTTCCATCGTATAGATTATCAAGAATTTCTTTATCTCCGATAACCCGCACTGATTGAGTTCTCATCCGCGCCTTGATAAGATAAAACGGGTGAGTCAACAGCCAGAGAAACGCGGCTATAATTCCGCTGAACCTGTTTATGTCTAATGTTAAAAGAGAATACCCCAATGCCATTGAATCTATAATAATTCGCAGAGGAAATAACTTGATCAGCGATGAGAGCGAATAATTTTTTAACATCATCAGAATGCTGTTTCTATGATTCAGATACTTCTTTTTGAAGGTTTCCGCTGACAGTGTCGCACCTGATTGGTGATATATGATACTTTCCGGCGCTACCATAATGTAGTAGCCGGATAACCGGAATCGCCAGCAAAGATCTATTTCCTCCATATGAGCAAAAAACACTTCGTCAAGCTTGCCGACTTTCTCCAACGCTGAATTCCTTAGAATACACGCCGTTCCCGATGCCCAAAAGATAGATGAATTGTCATCATATTGCCCGCTGTCCTTTTCTATTGTTGCTAAAATGCGACCCCTGGCGAACGGGTAGGCGTATTTATCCATTAAGCCTCCGGCAGCGCCGGAATAATCAAAATATCCTTTATTCTTTATGGATAATATTTTCGGCTGACAGGCGGCGATTCTTTCATCGGACTCCATAACATCCACCAAAATTGACAGCCATTCAGGCTCTGCCAGCGCATCATTATTGAATAAAACAACGTATTCAGATTTTTTGGCAGCGACTATTCCCGCGTTACATCCGCCGGCGAATCCTTTGTTGCTTTCGAGCCTTAGGATTTCCACCGATGGAAAGTCCTGTGATACCATCTCCACGCTATCATCTTCCGATGCGTTATCCGCAATTATAATATTATAATTCGGATATGTTGTTTTTTGGAGAGATTCAAGACACTTTTTCAGCAATGCACTGCCGTTGTAGTGTGGAATTACAATGCTTACAAGGGCAGAATCGCTCAATGTAGATATAAGTTAGCTCTTAACTTCCTACTGGGAAGAAGTAACTGAGTCCAATTTCGCCCGTAATTCAGCCGTACGAAGACGAGCATTATTGTCATTAGGATGCAGTTCAAGCCAATTATCCAGCACCCTTAGAGCCCCTGCGTAATCATTGCTTAAGTCATAGGTCGAAACAAGCATTCCAACGGCTCTGCCTGAATTAGGTTTTTCTTCCACTAATTCGTTAAATATTTGTGCGGCTTTCTCATAATCGCCCAATTCTCTCATATAGTAATTTCCGTATATAAGCTTGTCATTGAAAGTGCTGCGCGGATTAGTGAGCAGTTTTTTAAGCCTTTCTTCCATTTTTTCAGGAAAGCCTGCCTCATTTTCCATACTACCTATCTGAAGCTTCATCATCCTGCTCGAAAGAGGTATAGTTTTTTCCGGAATGTTCTTTTCCATAGATGCCAGGAGTCTGCCGAGTTTTTCTTTTTCACCTTCCTTAACATACCTGAAAGCAAGCTGCATATATGCAGATCGATAGTTTTGCAGTAATTTTTTAACGCTTGGATTTATATATACATCCGGGTCATCAAGACCCCTATATTTATAATTTTTTACTAAATTCTCTTCGATTCTTGTCGGTTCTATTAATTCAGGATACATAGGCTCTTTTATCAGAGGATTTCCTTCTGAATCCGCTTCTATAGGAGAGGAATCCAGGACTCTGAAAGCCAGACCATCCATTCTCAAGAAACGTTCCAAGCCGAGCTTGTTACTTTGGGAGACAGTTACCGCAAAATATATAGGGCGTTCCCAGCGGTTTTCCTCCAATATATGCAGTATCATCAGATCCTGTACTCTTAAAGCTGAATAATTTTTCGTATTTATGGTCGCTTTCAGTCGCCACTCAACAGGCGTCGAGTTTCCAAATTCATCGGGAGCTCCCGGTAGCGAAACTTTGTTTCCCTCTTTGGGCCAGGATGTCAGAGTAAGTCGGTCCAATTCC
This window contains:
- a CDS encoding DUF4835 family protein; the protein is MFSFRLLTLIFFFSMWTNEYALAQSVISNIKLEATRLTPKEQNDLQTLAKEIATYINEFDYTDDGYDLIFEMDMQIFVESVTVAGSEKLYHAQVAITNKGDQRYFDRRWVFVYTPNDPLYHIGVFHTITSFIDFYVNLILGGEFDSIEPLQGSKYYNSAKELATRGKISSHAQGWRNREIRIDEISSNWRLRNAKGKYSDFLYFLYEEQKPAEALKSLNETLDLFRDIFELNSLDKYPIEFLNAHAEELSKAVYGYRRRDIFERLIVLNPTNIKTYQFYLDKLDKE
- a CDS encoding glycosyltransferase family 2 protein, which translates into the protein MPHYNGSALLKKCLESLQKTTYPNYNIIIADNASEDDSVEMVSQDFPSVEILRLESNKGFAGGCNAGIVAAKKSEYVVLFNNDALAEPEWLSILVDVMESDERIAACQPKILSIKNKGYFDYSGAAGGLMDKYAYPFARGRILATIEKDSGQYDDNSSIFWASGTACILRNSALEKVGKLDEVFFAHMEEIDLCWRFRLSGYYIMVAPESIIYHQSGATLSAETFKKKYLNHRNSILMMLKNYSLSSLIKLFPLRIIIDSMALGYSLLTLDINRFSGIIAAFLWLLTHPFYLIKARMRTQSVRVIGDKEILDNLYDGSIALSYYINRKRTVKELE